The Sorex araneus isolate mSorAra2 chromosome X, mSorAra2.pri, whole genome shotgun sequence DNA segment TAACTGAACATCTCACTGTGATTGAAAAAAGATTTTCTAGCATACCCTAGACTTTGACTTCTGTGCGAAAAAGTTAAGCAACACAGAAACATAAAAAGCAAATAGAGTCTTgcagtctgagagagagagaaagtatagggttaaggtgcttgctttacaagTTACACACTCAGGTTTGAGCACCAAGCCTAATCTCCCTTAGAGCCCCCAAAAGACATTCCCCTCCCACGCCCAATTCACCAACCAAACCAGATAACATTATGTAAGTGAATCTCACAGGTTTcaccaggaattttttttcttgttccatcctccttcccacaacatacactcacatgtacaCCTAAACATTTTTGTGCATTCATACCTGAAAAATATGCATGCATACTCAAAATCCTTGGCAATGTGTTAGTTAAGCAAGCCACAGTAGAGGGATAATTCAGATATCTGTAATAATTAGCTACATTTGGCATGAAGAAAGTGACCAGGGGCAATTTAACATGCTTATAGAAAGTTGTGGATGCAGAGATTTGATTCTGATCTCTAAAGGTAAACACTCTCACACCAGAAGGGAGCTTGTATATCTAACAGGTTTTCCTGTTATACAATCTTTTTGACAGAACCTAAGCAGCATGAAACAATGCAGATCAAAATGGAGGGCTTCCGGAGGCGTCTCCTCACTATCATAATCGCTGTCATAATAGCAGGTTTTGTGTTagtctgtttttgtttcattcattATAACTGTATGACCGAAGAGCATcccaaaagagaaaggagagaaaggtaaGTTTTACACCTTTATACCTTTATGTTAAAAATgcaatgtggtgtgtgtgtgcgtgcgtgtgtgtgtgtgtgtgtgtgtgtgtgtgtgtgtgtactcaaaGAGTGGGGAGTTAGGGCTGAGTGGTAGAGTTCCTGCTTCCCATATGTGAACAActaactgggttctatccctgataccCAAATGATACCAAAACAAGCCAGATATTGGTGATTAATactattgattttatttgtttgtttggggtcacagtaggagatgcttagggattactcctggctttgcactcaggaatcactcctggtagtgcagtgctcagtgctgggtgctggggacctggtaaggcacacaccccacccactgtacaatGGTTCCAGCCCTTAACTGTGGATTTTTAAAGAGCTATCCACTCCTTGGAGATGGAAACTTTCACTGCAGGGATGGCTCTGAAACATCCTCAAATGTATTCTCAATGTAGTTAAAGCTGTCTCCTGTCTAGATTTCATCTAAGCCCCTAGACCACTTCCTTGTAAACTGAGTCTAGGAAAAGCACAACTATGTGACTCCAACAGAGACCTAGGGAGAGGAGGGAATACATGGGctcaggtgcttgcctcacaaTTGGGTCTACCGGATTCAATCTCCAACAGtgcatgtggtcacctgagcacagagccaagaagagccCATGAGCCTTCCACTGAAACTCCACTCtcttcccgccccacccccccaacaaaaaagtaaaataaagtgggGAAGGAAAGGTagtcactgggggctggagtgatagcatagcgggagggcgttagccttgcacacggccagctggggtttcattcccagcatcccatatggtcccccgagcaccaccaggagtaattcctgagtgcatgagctaggagtagcccctgcgcatgagcgggtgtgacccaaaaagcaaaaagtaaataaataaaataaaatttaaaaaaaattaaaaagaaaggtaGTCTCTGAGTACAGATGGCAAGGTGTACTGTTTAAAGATACAGAAGGCGGACCGTTATTTGCTCTTATGAAGAGTTCTTCACTCTGGGGGTCTTAGTTCCCACCTTTCATAGAAGAGAAACAGTTTGACTCTAATGTGTTCCCTAAAGTCTCCCCAGCCGAGGACTAGGAACTCAACCATACCAGTGCTCCCTTCATTTGTTTTACTTGGggcatttttctgtttgggttttgtcTGGAGGAGCCACACGGAGCTCAGCATTCacggaacactcctggtgggactccggggaccatctggggtgccagggatcaacctcaggcgggctgcatgcaaggcaagcgccccacccactgtaccatcgctccagtccccgtttattttattgattttggaCAAGTGGCAGGATTTACTGGGGCAGCGGGAAGAAGGGAGGTGGAAGGGGGGGAAGCTCAGAACCTCTCAGAAGTGCAGTGTTTGCCACTTGTCTAGAGGCCCATGGTTAGGGAAATATagagatattttgtttgtttgcttgctttttggtgttggggccacacctggttgtgttcaggctgactcctggctttgcactcagaaatcattcctggcaggcttggggggccgtatggggtgccagggatcaaatttgagttggctgcatgctaggcaagcaacCTACAACCTAAAGCATTATTGCTCCGGCCAATATTCGGGATATATTCTGGGATGAGCCACTGTTCAGTTACCATGTTGTCAAACTCATTCGCATCAAACTGGGTAAAgccccactatttttttttaatttttgttgaatcaccatgagatagttacacgctttcatgtttggtttactatcacacaatgatcaaaaacccatccctccaccagtgcacattccccaccaccaatctccccagtatatccccctttcccaccctccccctgcctccatggcagacaatattcgccatagtctctctctacttttgaaagCCCCAGTTTTTGAAGATGTGCATTTCCGGCAGTGGCCGGGGAACTGGGTCTTGACCGACTAATGCCTTAGTCACGTGCTCCTAGTTCTGCAGCTGGGGGCCAGACCCTCGCCCTGTGCTCTGGGACTTTCCGAGGGCATGCTGCATGCATGTTTGCAGTCAGCATGGCAAGTGAATGAGCATTTACCACAAAGGACTATCTCTAAGGTCCCTCAGGGCAGCCTGAATAAGCCTCAGGCTGCAGAGGTACCCAGGAGGATGTTGCCCACAGGGAACTTGACATGAGTTTGAGGGAAACAAATTACCTtgagtctgagagatagtacaagggggaAGGCCCTTGGCTTGCTTTGGGAATGCCCAGAATAATGCCTATCAGGATGTATGGTCCCCctcgcactgccaggagtgaactttgAGCACAAAGAAAGCAGGAAACCACATACACtggtggatgtggccccccaaattgTGTTAATAAATATGCGAGGTAGATAACTTGGTGATGTAAAtatgataagaaaataataaccTTGGTCTAAAgagcttatttttttcttggaacaAATCGAAATGTATGTCTTGGAACAAGTCGAAATGTATGTATATCAGTTATGAATAAACTTGTGCATTTTTCTATGACAAGGATAATTTTTGGAAGAAATGaaatgctttggtttttttttttttgctttatgggtcacacctggcaatgcacaggggttactcctggctctgtactcaggaatcacccctggtggtgctcagaggaccatatgggatgctggaagtcgaacccgggtcggctgcatgcaaggcaaacgcactacccgctgtactattactccagccccaaaatgctttgtttttataGCTGAAGAGTAGATTTGAAACAGCCTTGTGTTACTCTGTACATAAAATATATGGTGAGCTAATGTGGTTGAAACCATAAGATAGACTTAAAATAAGCgttgatgggccagagagacagaacaattggtagggtgcttgcttggtatgaggctgacccgggttgaacccctggcaccacatatggtcccacaagcctctctgggagtgactccagagtacagtgccagcaggaagccctgagcattgccagctgtagCCCAAAATTCTCccccagatatttaaaaatataaggaatTCAATGTGTGTTTCATATCCATAACCTGAGTCAGGGCAATTCTTAGTTATCCTACTACAGTCCCAAAATGACGAGAAGTCTAAATTCCTATAGTGGCCCATGTTTTCTGATAATAGCAATAgtactctcactgtcactgtcactgtcatcctgttgctcatcaatttgctctagcagacaccagtaacgtatccattgtgagacttgtttttactgtttttggcatatcgaatatgccacggggagcttgccaggctctgcccatgcgggtgggatatcctcagtagcttgccgggctctccgagaggggcagaggaatcgaatttgggtcggcagcgtgcgaggcaaacgccctacctgctgtgctatcactccagcccagcaataGTATTATTCTCCAGTATTCTATCATGTTATTATCTCTAGGATTTTTTTTGAAATAGTCATATGGCAAACTTCTATATTTTCAGGGTCAAGAAGTATGCAAGATCTCCATCACACAGGTCATCCAACACCTCATTAACTGAAAACCTGATACCCAGTCCAAACTGTGAGAGGAACAAGTATAGCGATGACAAGTTATCTCAGGTCTCAAGCcagaataaggcatttgcctcatcCAATGTAGAGATGAAGATCAAGATCCTGAAATCAGAAAAGGCTAGAGCAAAACTTTTAGGTGAGCCATCAAAACAAGAAATTCCCTGCAAGATATCAAGACTGAAAAAAGGAGTTAGGCCATCCAATTCTCGAAGGAAATCCAAGGGATACCATAAAGGGAAGTCCCCCCGTTCACATAAGATAGTCAGTAAAGTACATTCATCCTATCGAAGTAGGGTAGTCAAGACACCTTTGCCGGTCACTCTAGAAACTAGACACATGCGGCACATGTCATCCAGTTCTCTCCACGCACACAATCAGTTTGTTTCAGCTACCATCCAGAAACTGCTAAGGTCCTCTCATCGACGAAGGTTAAGCTGCACAGACAAGACACACGACTTCCTTATGCGCCCATTAGCCAAATCTTGTCACTGCCACAAGGACATATGCCTGATTTGCAAGATTTCTGAGCTTGTGGTAAACAGTGTTTTTGAGACCAAGTGTAGACACAGATCTTGTccaaagaaaagatatttttccaGATCCTTTCGAGGGGTAGAATCCCAGGAATATGTGGTCCATGACAATCTGAACAAAACTGATGAGATGACAGTGGCCACTGACgataatgatgatgacagtgacaaggaGATAATCATATTTTGCAAGGTAGACTATAGTGATGACGCCCTTAAAGAATTGCATGTTAAATAAAGACTCAATGTGAATTGAAACCAAcatgaagaagcaaaaaaatgcCAACATTTTTTGAATGCTCACTGTCCTTTAAGACACCAGTGAGGGGGGACAATCCACTCGTCATCACTATTTAGCTCAATTTTATCCACCtgagaaatgatttattttaaaaaaaggaaattaaatgtaTGGCATAGCAACTGATTCATGTCATCGttactgcattttatttatggttttaatgTTTAACTTTCCTTTTAAGGCCCCACGTACTTTCCTTTTAACCTTTCATAGGAAAATGTAGACGTTGCTGGAAGTAAAAAGTTTAGAAGCCTTATTTTCTGTTAACACTGATAACACCTTATCATGTTTCAGAGATCTGGTCACTTGGGTAGGAACCATAAACATAAGCCataaatataaatgcacacacatacccagAAGGGAACTGCAAGATGGTATGTTGGATGAGCCCTCACCAGATGTTCCCATACAGTTATATTATCTTTCTGGACCTTGGAGGAAATTACGGTATAATTGAACTATCATTTTAAACTCAATCCCTTCACTCTGTGAAATTCCCTTTGCTGCAATGACTTAGAGTCACACACTTGGCTGTAGCACTTGCCCTCCTGGCAGTGCAACCCTTCGGAGTTTCAGTGTTTCGGAACTTTAATTGTCAGTGTTGACTGGtgatcacacacttggttgtggcgcGTGCTGGCAGTCACACACTTCAGCTGTGGGTCTCGCACATGCTTGTTTGCAGTGCACGGCAGGCAGCCCACAAGGGATCACAAATGTCAGTGCCAAAGGGATTGCTCTTGGCCTCATAAAAAGCCATGGAATCAtgctttgcaaggcaaacgctctagcATCGAGCTGTCTCTGGGCCTGATTGAACTCAAGTGGCACATTCTGTACCAAGAGATAGCAGCACATCTCAGAGGTACAGGACTGCTTGCACAACATCTCCACTGACTTCTGGCATCATTACTAGCCCACATTATTGCCAGCATTTCAATCCATTGGAGATGAAGGGTTCCAAccacctcttcttttttttttttaaagaaatattttattgaaccaccgtgaaaacaaaaaaaatacaaagctttcaggtttaagtcacagtcaaatactgattaaaccaccatcccttcaccagtgcacccgttccaccaccaagaaccccaatacacccccctcccacccctccccccatctaagtagctgatgatattcccattattctctctatatattgagtacatttcatatttccatacagaactcactattgttgattggaaattttccccaacaatcaggcctgctgaataagcatcatctaataatttctcttccttggtaaaggtgaagactttgagtcagcgcggccgcaatagcggccgcgcggttttgggtttctaatattttagctcagttcacagtcaaaatgcatggctgcaagaatctgctctggtgccaaaatgggttaggagacctcaggatcacagtcagtaggcgggaggctctgcttctcgtgccgcggctcttggttcatctctgggcggaaggcgcgccgggaacacctcccctcccaggatcacctacaggctacgtcactaaagaaagtcctacctcctggtgtaggggtcttagagggtggctctcaccgcgtggctgctgccgctgccgccattttcgctcagaaaaatggggtggagagggaaaaaaatcccttcccgggctgcacgaggttgtagttcagttcgcagtcaaaatgcatggctgcaagaatctgctctggtgccaaaatgggttaggagacctcaggatcacagtcagtaggtgggaggctctgcttctcgtgccgcggctcttggttcatctctgggcggaaggcgcgccgggaacacctcccctcccaggatcacctacaggctacgtcactaaagaaagtcctacctcctggtgtaggggtcttagagggtggctctcaccgcgtggctgctgccgctgccgccattttcgctcagaaaaatggggtggagagggaaaaaaaatcccttcccgggctgcacgaggttgtagttcagttcgcagtcaaaatgcatggctgcaagaatctgctctcgtgccaaaatgggttaggagacctcaggatcacagtcagtaggcgggaggcccACCTCTTCTTTAAGGACATCAAATTCCAGGTATAAGTCCCAATTGTTTCCTGTACTTCGAAGCAACTGGCTCAAACTCCCATGCCCTCCCCCAAATTGCACATTATTAACTAGCTAGAGCAGCTCATAGAACTCAAGAAACATTTTACTTAGCAAATCACAGGGCTGTTCTCCAAGAACAAAACTGAAGGGTCGGGAAACTGGCTCAAAGAGCTTGAGTGCATGCTTTATACATGAagccccaggttggatccctggcactacatagtgCCCTGAACATCACATCAggtttgccccctccccccaaaaaagaaatgaaagaatatagCTTAGGCATAGGTGAATGGAAGAGACACATAGGGTGAGGTATTGGAAGTCGTGTGGTGCCCATATCATCTCCAGGACCTCTGGTTTCTCCAAACCTCACCTCCTTGTGTTCTGGAAGTTCTCTAAATTCCCTTTCTTCTGTGGTTTTAAGTATGCTTCCTTATATAATTGTTTAGTCCACTGACCATTGGTGAGTGAACTCAATCTCCAGGCCCTCCCCGTCTCCCAAGGAGTCAGTGAATGTTCCAGTCTTTAATTACatctttgcttgtttggggggctacacttggtggttctcaggacttt contains these protein-coding regions:
- the CXHXorf66 gene encoding uncharacterized protein CXorf66 homolog, with amino-acid sequence MLIESCGCRDLILISKEPKQHETMQIKMEGFRRRLLTIIIAVIIAGFVLVCFCFIHYNCMTEEHPKRERRERVKKYARSPSHRSSNTSLTENLIPSPNCERNKYSDDKLSQVSSQNKAFASSNVEMKIKILKSEKARAKLLGEPSKQEIPCKISRLKKGVRPSNSRRKSKGYHKGKSPRSHKIVSKVHSSYRSRVVKTPLPVTLETRHMRHMSSSSLHAHNQFVSATIQKLLRSSHRRRLSCTDKTHDFLMRPLAKSCHCHKDICLICKISELVVNSVFETKCRHRSCPKKRYFSRSFRGVESQEYVVHDNLNKTDEMTVATDDNDDDSDKEIIIFCKVDYSDDALKELHVK